A single region of the Halorhabdus rudnickae genome encodes:
- a CDS encoding ADP-ribosylglycohydrolase family protein: MVSTDAAEGVLLGLACGDALGRPLEFTSGDEIDRQHGTVTEMLADGTPHKRPEIVTDDTDSTTYGAMEPGLHSHLYI, translated from the coding sequence ATGGTTTCGACCGACGCTGCCGAAGGCGTTCTCCTCGGGTTGGCCTGCGGTGACGCACTCGGACGACCGCTCGAATTCACCTCCGGCGACGAGATCGATCGACAGCACGGCACGGTGACGGAGATGCTCGCGGACGGCACGCCCCACAAACGTCCAGAGATCGTTACCGACGATACCGATTCGACGACGTATGGTGCCATGGAACCTGGTTTGCATTCTCATCTATACATCTGA
- a CDS encoding SHOCT domain-containing protein, protein MTHTTSDRRLATLAVLAIGALLVLPGLGMGVGMMGMGPMTGGMWGHMGDVTAVGGWTVLLGVGMQLLFLAVLVGGGYLAYRALGDGTTSTDPALEELRAAYARGDIDDEEYERRRSVLERDR, encoded by the coding sequence ATGACTCACACAACGTCGGATCGACGACTCGCAACGCTCGCCGTGCTTGCCATCGGAGCCCTCCTCGTCCTGCCGGGGCTCGGCATGGGCGTCGGCATGATGGGAATGGGGCCGATGACCGGCGGAATGTGGGGACACATGGGCGACGTGACAGCCGTCGGCGGGTGGACCGTTCTCCTCGGTGTCGGGATGCAACTGCTCTTCCTCGCCGTCCTCGTCGGCGGTGGCTATCTCGCCTACCGAGCGCTGGGTGATGGCACTACCAGCACCGACCCCGCGCTCGAAGAACTCCGTGCGGCGTATGCCCGCGGAGATATCGATGACGAGGAATACGAGCGACGGCGCTCCGTTCTCGAACGCGACCGGTAG
- a CDS encoding heavy-metal-associated domain-containing protein has protein sequence MTQTITVEGMTCDHCEQTVEEALEALDGVASATADRDDESATIEGAADPEALVSAVEDAGYEASA, from the coding sequence ATGACGCAGACGATCACTGTTGAAGGGATGACCTGCGACCATTGTGAGCAAACCGTCGAGGAGGCGCTCGAAGCACTCGATGGCGTCGCCTCAGCAACGGCCGATCGCGACGACGAGTCAGCAACGATCGAAGGGGCTGCCGACCCGGAGGCACTGGTCAGTGCCGTCGAAGACGCCGGCTACGAGGCGTCGGCCTGA
- a CDS encoding UvrD-helicase domain-containing protein gives MGIDGADKIEPIDEPSLPVRLFRRYAPDPLVRVWLGDPDERRREFESALATLEDELASLNEEQTALLNGEHYLTTRERRDFSDSLQRVIDEYDELRSTRWPFPYTDEDRDRLDSIRSELQGITARLDGYNESFVKGQLEQYENLFTDIDEAGHDLNRDQRKAVVRNDEYNQVIAGAGTGKTLVLTHRIAYLIERGVDPDRIAAVTLTRNARDEIQKRLEERFGITEVTVETIHSFANGIARQATDGHRSTIDDRDRRNFVEERIRDKLDGDDPTFARHYRQFLTHYSTETTVPDDHESRAEYVRARSERSYETLAGETVASQAEKAIADFLFTHGVEYQYEAIAEWAETGKDRDVYSPDFSLPEYDITIEHWGIDENGDVAPWFAWTSEEYREKLMWARQQFESSGHTLVETYDFEYWAGTLEKALTHRLARRGVRLDPMSFEDLVDHALDDHEREQHLVGLFAKFIDNAGTFDTDPDEIRDDLSRHDPRKYHFGVCGSILLEEYEDWKRRNDLVDFDDMIYDAVAAVREDPGHFQSQFEHVLVDEFQDVAISQIRLLDALTDGPDAPHLFCVGDDWQSIYAFRGAVVEYFVDFEEYFGPAAITELRETYRCPETVLDASTDLIANNPTQIEKRPVACSGRETTPRLHVLDGYDEWQYADRVGEYAANLAEQYLNEDSDPEDVMILSRYDSGAPFVDQVKEALEARSIPYDGKGDGDRYRPDGETAGSEAGVSVFSAHQAKGREAPHVILLHVARGEDGFAPDVRNNELLNPVRDVSANTEAEERRLFYVALTRSEATLDLLTKAGEESAFLDEIDAYLARSESVVDPGEVGERVRITATVATLWDDPHESQAQAGLLEDENGRIKFVSWERTDPPVVAEGETYVFDEVEVSEYNGDREIHFTESMTIQKRERGDQ, from the coding sequence ATGGGAATCGACGGGGCAGACAAAATCGAACCGATCGACGAGCCGTCCCTGCCGGTTCGTCTGTTCCGACGGTATGCCCCCGATCCTCTCGTTCGAGTGTGGCTCGGCGATCCAGACGAACGACGCCGTGAATTCGAATCAGCACTTGCGACTCTCGAAGACGAACTCGCCTCGCTGAACGAGGAACAAACAGCACTCCTCAACGGTGAGCATTACTTGACGACGCGAGAACGACGCGACTTTTCCGACAGCCTTCAGCGTGTGATCGACGAGTACGACGAACTTCGATCGACGAGGTGGCCGTTCCCCTACACGGACGAAGACCGCGATCGGTTGGACTCGATCAGATCGGAGCTACAGGGAATCACAGCACGTCTCGACGGATACAACGAATCGTTCGTCAAGGGACAACTGGAGCAGTACGAGAACCTCTTCACGGACATCGACGAGGCAGGCCACGATCTGAATCGCGACCAGCGAAAAGCGGTCGTCCGGAACGACGAGTACAATCAGGTCATCGCCGGTGCGGGGACAGGCAAGACACTCGTCCTCACCCATCGGATCGCCTACCTGATCGAACGAGGTGTCGATCCGGATCGGATTGCCGCCGTGACGCTCACCCGGAACGCCAGAGACGAGATTCAGAAGCGCCTCGAAGAGCGATTCGGCATTACCGAGGTCACCGTGGAGACGATCCACAGTTTCGCGAACGGGATCGCACGCCAGGCGACGGACGGCCATCGGTCGACGATCGATGATCGCGACCGTCGGAACTTCGTCGAGGAACGGATCCGCGACAAGCTCGATGGGGACGACCCCACGTTCGCCCGGCACTATCGCCAGTTTCTGACCCACTACTCGACCGAGACCACGGTCCCCGACGATCACGAATCGCGAGCCGAGTACGTCCGGGCGCGGTCCGAGCGGTCCTACGAGACGCTCGCCGGCGAGACGGTCGCATCGCAGGCCGAGAAGGCCATCGCGGACTTCCTGTTCACGCACGGCGTCGAGTACCAGTACGAGGCGATCGCCGAATGGGCCGAGACGGGCAAGGACAGGGACGTCTACAGCCCGGATTTCTCTCTGCCCGAATACGACATCACCATCGAACACTGGGGGATCGACGAGAACGGTGACGTCGCGCCGTGGTTTGCCTGGACCAGCGAGGAGTACCGCGAGAAACTCATGTGGGCACGCCAGCAGTTCGAGTCGAGTGGCCACACCCTGGTCGAAACCTACGATTTCGAATACTGGGCAGGTACCCTGGAGAAAGCCCTCACCCATCGTCTCGCGAGACGTGGCGTTCGACTGGATCCGATGAGCTTCGAGGACCTCGTCGATCACGCTCTCGACGACCACGAGCGAGAGCAACACCTCGTCGGACTCTTCGCGAAGTTCATCGACAACGCCGGGACCTTCGATACCGATCCCGACGAGATACGCGACGATCTGTCGCGGCACGATCCCCGCAAGTATCACTTCGGCGTCTGTGGGTCCATCCTCCTCGAGGAGTACGAGGACTGGAAGCGGCGGAACGATCTCGTTGACTTCGACGACATGATCTACGACGCCGTCGCGGCCGTTCGCGAGGATCCAGGCCACTTCCAGTCGCAGTTCGAGCACGTCCTCGTCGACGAGTTCCAGGACGTCGCGATCAGTCAGATCAGACTCCTCGACGCGCTGACCGACGGCCCCGACGCACCGCACCTCTTCTGTGTCGGTGACGACTGGCAGAGCATCTACGCGTTCCGTGGCGCTGTCGTCGAGTATTTCGTGGACTTCGAGGAGTACTTCGGACCGGCAGCGATCACGGAACTCCGCGAGACCTATCGCTGCCCGGAGACCGTCCTGGACGCGAGTACGGACCTGATCGCGAACAATCCCACGCAGATCGAGAAGCGCCCCGTGGCCTGCAGCGGCCGGGAGACGACACCACGGCTCCACGTCCTCGACGGGTACGACGAGTGGCAGTATGCGGACCGGGTCGGCGAGTACGCGGCGAATCTCGCCGAGCAGTACCTGAACGAGGACAGTGATCCAGAGGACGTGATGATCCTCTCGCGATACGATAGCGGCGCGCCGTTCGTCGATCAGGTCAAGGAGGCGCTCGAAGCGCGGAGCATTCCCTACGACGGGAAGGGAGATGGGGATCGATATCGGCCCGACGGTGAAACGGCTGGAAGCGAGGCTGGCGTGTCGGTCTTCTCCGCCCACCAGGCGAAAGGGCGCGAGGCGCCACACGTCATTCTCCTTCACGTGGCCCGGGGCGAGGACGGGTTTGCACCCGACGTCCGCAACAACGAACTTTTGAACCCTGTCCGTGACGTCTCGGCGAACACCGAGGCCGAGGAGCGCCGCCTCTTCTACGTCGCCCTGACACGCTCGGAAGCGACGCTCGATCTGCTGACGAAAGCTGGCGAGGAGTCCGCATTTCTCGACGAAATCGACGCGTACCTCGCACGGAGTGAGAGCGTCGTCGATCCCGGTGAGGTCGGCGAGCGAGTGCGCATCACTGCGACGGTGGCCACGCTGTGGGACGACCCGCACGAAAGCCAGGCACAGGCGGGCCTACTCGAGGACGAGAATGGCCGGATCAAGTTCGTCTCGTGGGAACGAACTGACCCGCCAGTCGTGGCGGAGGGAGAGACGTACGTCTTCGACGAGGTCGAAGTCAGTGAGTACAACGGTGATCGGGAGATACACTTCACGGAGTCAATGACGATTCAGAAGCGAGAGCGAGGGGATCAATGA